The following are from one region of the Candidatus Eisenbacteria bacterium genome:
- the der gene encoding ribosome biogenesis GTPase Der, with amino-acid sequence MSRPVVAIVGRPNVGKSTLFNRILKRRLAIVSPVPGVTRDRHIGESIWEGLTIAWIDTGGWLPENEEEIQSAVTHQLFEALHDCDLVLFMTDAREGLHPIDVMFAGEIRRQNLSAPVLVVVNKADSESLENVAVEFTALGWDRILPISAQEGRGIGDMLDAVVKMLPEGGSALTPDADVRVAVLGQPNVGKSSLINKILGEERMIVSGVPGTTRDAVDLVWKWHGRNILLVDTAGIKRRTHSLPALEFYGTMRALKALERSEVVLFLIDATQPIARQDQRIAGLIRDSGRAAIILVNKWDMVEKDTHTAIEFEKNLRDALPFLDFVPVYFISALTGQRVGRLAPKIFELLDTWRKVFPPRRLMELLEELTVSSGEPRVKIKFARQATTGPPSFALYVKDKSEIRTSTLRYLEDRIRDGLGLKEVPVRIWLRSSKKENQ; translated from the coding sequence GTGTCCCGACCCGTTGTCGCCATCGTGGGCCGTCCGAATGTCGGCAAATCCACATTGTTCAACAGAATTCTCAAACGCCGGCTCGCCATCGTATCCCCGGTCCCCGGTGTGACCCGTGACCGCCATATTGGAGAGTCGATCTGGGAAGGCCTGACCATCGCCTGGATCGATACAGGCGGTTGGCTCCCGGAGAATGAGGAAGAGATCCAGAGCGCGGTCACCCATCAGCTCTTTGAGGCGCTGCACGATTGCGACCTGGTTTTATTCATGACCGACGCACGCGAGGGGCTTCATCCCATTGATGTAATGTTCGCAGGTGAGATCCGGCGGCAGAACCTTTCCGCCCCGGTGCTCGTCGTCGTCAATAAGGCTGATTCGGAATCCCTTGAAAATGTCGCGGTCGAGTTCACAGCTCTTGGATGGGATCGGATTCTGCCGATCTCCGCACAGGAGGGGCGGGGGATAGGCGACATGCTGGATGCCGTCGTCAAGATGTTGCCGGAGGGTGGGTCCGCGTTGACGCCGGATGCCGATGTCCGGGTCGCCGTGCTGGGGCAACCAAACGTCGGAAAATCAAGCCTGATCAATAAAATCCTCGGTGAGGAAAGGATGATTGTCAGCGGTGTTCCGGGAACCACGCGGGATGCCGTCGATCTGGTCTGGAAATGGCATGGACGGAATATCCTTCTGGTTGATACAGCGGGTATCAAACGGCGCACCCATTCGCTGCCCGCGCTTGAATTCTATGGAACCATGCGGGCTCTCAAGGCTTTGGAACGATCCGAGGTTGTCCTTTTTCTCATTGATGCCACGCAACCTATCGCCCGCCAGGATCAGCGGATCGCCGGCTTGATCCGGGATTCGGGCCGGGCGGCGATCATTTTAGTGAACAAGTGGGACATGGTGGAGAAGGATACGCACACTGCTATCGAATTTGAAAAGAATCTTCGGGATGCTCTGCCCTTTCTCGACTTTGTTCCGGTTTATTTTATCTCGGCCCTGACGGGGCAGCGGGTCGGCCGGCTGGCGCCGAAGATTTTCGAACTCCTTGATACGTGGAGAAAGGTATTCCCGCCCAGGCGTCTGATGGAGCTTCTGGAGGAGCTGACCGTGAGCTCGGGAGAACCCCGGGTGAAGATCAAATTCGCGCGCCAAGCCACGACGGGCCCTCCGAGTTTCGCACTTTATGTAAAAGACAAATCGGAGATACGCACCTCGACACTCCGCTATCTCGAGGATCGGATCCGCGATGGACTGGGATTGAAAGAAGTCCCTGTGCGTATCTGGCTGCGTTCTTCCAAAAAAGAGAACCAGTAA
- a CDS encoding protein-L-isoaspartate(D-aspartate) O-methyltransferase: protein MVEEQIQGRRINHPQLIEAMLKTPRHLFVPQEQCESAYDDRALPIGSGQTISQPYMVALMTVALDPVPGMKVLEVGTGSGYQAAILAMMGVDLWTVERIAALSLRAQNLLTGLGLINVRFRIGDGSKGLAEGSPYDGILVTAGAPDLPSSLKGQLAEGGRLVIPTGSLGVQDLVVVTRRGDDYHEENHGACAFVPLVGEEGWKP from the coding sequence ATGGTGGAGGAGCAGATTCAAGGTCGGCGGATAAATCATCCCCAGCTCATCGAAGCTATGTTAAAGACGCCGAGGCATCTATTTGTTCCACAGGAACAATGTGAATCGGCCTACGATGACCGGGCCCTTCCCATTGGTTCAGGCCAGACCATCTCCCAGCCCTATATGGTCGCCCTGATGACCGTGGCTCTCGATCCCGTTCCGGGGATGAAAGTACTAGAGGTAGGAACCGGATCGGGTTATCAGGCGGCGATTTTGGCGATGATGGGCGTCGATCTCTGGACGGTTGAGAGGATCGCCGCCCTGTCCTTGCGGGCGCAAAATCTCCTGACCGGCTTGGGGTTGATCAATGTCCGGTTCAGGATCGGAGATGGGTCCAAGGGGCTTGCCGAGGGCTCCCCTTATGACGGCATCCTCGTGACGGCCGGGGCGCCCGATCTTCCGTCATCCCTAAAGGGCCAACTGGCGGAAGGTGGCAGGCTGGTCATTCCCACCGGGTCCCTTGGTGTTCAGGATTTGGTTGTCGTTACGCGCAGGGGAGATGATTATCACGAGGAGAATCACGGCGCTTGCGCCTTTGTGCCGCTGGTGGGGGAGGAAGGATGGAAGCCATAA
- a CDS encoding NAD(P)-dependent glycerol-3-phosphate dehydrogenase encodes MTAQIPKMTAVIGGGNWGTTLAIHLARCGHQSRLWHHDPKVAAEIQKSRINATYLPDWPLPEGITITGHLEEAFQGADAIVIAVASQFLRPVLRRISSLSWNPKTLWVCATKGLQDDGSRASELIRAELGDRVSNLTILAGPSLADEVLRGLPTAIVAASEDDDAARRAQRLFHGPGFRVYTSRDLIGVELGVSLKNVIAIAAGLAQELRLGHNGYGALLTRGLAEMSRLGLAMGARRDTFLGLAGLGDLVTTCGSPLSRNHQVGRRLAKGQSLQEILDTLGSVSEGVPTTRAALKLAREAGVEMPIAREIYDILFQNKDPQRALKDLMLRPPKAEVDEISLTGEQEDFPVG; translated from the coding sequence GTGACAGCACAGATTCCGAAAATGACGGCTGTCATCGGGGGGGGGAACTGGGGCACAACCCTTGCGATTCATTTGGCCCGATGCGGCCATCAGAGCCGGCTCTGGCATCATGATCCCAAGGTGGCGGCCGAAATTCAGAAATCCAGAATTAATGCGACCTATCTTCCGGATTGGCCTCTCCCCGAAGGGATAACCATCACCGGGCATTTGGAGGAGGCGTTTCAAGGGGCTGATGCGATTGTCATTGCTGTGGCCTCCCAATTCCTGCGCCCGGTTCTCCGCCGAATTTCCTCGCTTTCCTGGAATCCCAAAACCCTCTGGGTATGCGCCACGAAGGGCTTGCAGGATGACGGATCCCGGGCCAGCGAATTGATTCGGGCGGAACTGGGTGACCGGGTTTCAAACCTGACCATTCTGGCCGGTCCGAGCTTAGCCGATGAAGTCCTTCGCGGACTTCCAACAGCCATTGTGGCGGCTTCAGAGGATGATGATGCGGCCAGAAGAGCCCAGAGACTTTTTCATGGTCCCGGGTTCCGGGTTTATACCAGCCGGGATCTGATCGGCGTTGAATTGGGTGTCAGCTTGAAAAACGTCATCGCCATCGCGGCAGGTCTTGCCCAGGAACTCCGCTTGGGACATAATGGTTACGGGGCTCTTCTCACACGGGGTCTAGCAGAGATGAGCCGTCTGGGTCTTGCCATGGGGGCAAGGCGGGACACTTTTCTGGGTCTCGCCGGTCTTGGGGATCTGGTAACAACCTGCGGGAGTCCCTTAAGCAGGAATCATCAGGTCGGCCGCCGTTTGGCCAAAGGGCAGTCCCTTCAGGAGATACTGGATACTCTTGGTTCTGTTTCCGAAGGGGTTCCTACAACCCGGGCGGCGTTGAAGCTGGCCCGGGAAGCCGGTGTGGAAATGCCCATCGCCCGCGAAATTTACGATATTTTGTTCCAAAACAAAGACCCACAACGCGCCTTGAAAGATCTTATGTTGCGTCCACCCAAGGCAGAGGTGGATGAAATCTCCCTCACCGGGGAACAGGAAGATTTCCCGGTGGGCTAG
- the plsY gene encoding glycerol-3-phosphate 1-O-acyltransferase PlsY yields the protein MALLSSYLLGSLPWGLWIGQMKGVDIRRQGSGNLGATNVARILGYHLGLMVFLLDAAKGALAVALGRMALSGGSGDGAYLPALCGVLAILGHVTTPWAGFRGGKGVATGAGTAALLMPWPCLIALSAFAGLFAITRIVSLASLTAAAVLPVSLILLKSGGAERPWLIGWALIVAAMGILRHNSNIRRLLKGEESRFGRRKGGSE from the coding sequence TTGGCTCTTCTATCTAGTTATCTTTTAGGATCCCTGCCCTGGGGGCTGTGGATAGGCCAGATGAAGGGTGTTGATATCCGGCGCCAGGGCAGTGGCAATCTGGGGGCCACCAATGTGGCGCGGATCCTGGGATACCACCTTGGTCTGATGGTCTTTTTATTGGATGCGGCAAAAGGAGCCTTGGCGGTGGCCCTGGGACGGATGGCGCTTTCCGGCGGATCGGGGGATGGAGCCTATCTTCCGGCGCTTTGTGGTGTGTTGGCGATTCTCGGACATGTGACCACCCCCTGGGCGGGATTCCGAGGGGGCAAGGGTGTCGCCACCGGGGCGGGCACGGCCGCGCTCCTCATGCCATGGCCCTGTCTCATCGCCCTGAGCGCCTTCGCCGGTCTCTTCGCCATTACCCGCATCGTTTCGCTCGCCTCGCTCACGGCGGCAGCGGTTTTGCCGGTGAGTCTGATTTTACTGAAGAGCGGTGGTGCGGAACGCCCCTGGCTCATTGGATGGGCTCTCATTGTGGCGGCGATGGGGATCTTGAGGCACAACTCCAATATCCGTCGTCTGCTGAAAGGGGAGGAATCGAGGTTCGGCCGGAGGAAAGGGGGCTCAGAGTGA
- a CDS encoding MerR family transcriptional regulator: MKSPSPGNRKISRWASWERAVTKSGKLYYSIREVSERTGVKPHVLRYWETQFSMLRPQKGAGGNRKYRPRDVGLVETIHDLLHAKGFTIAGAKKLLNARMRGRSMEMPEGLPPVKEGGIKEPQEILIEIRKGLEEIRGLLDRED, encoded by the coding sequence ATGAAATCTCCCTCACCGGGGAACAGGAAGATTTCCCGGTGGGCTAGCTGGGAGAGAGCCGTGACGAAATCGGGAAAACTCTATTACTCCATTCGTGAAGTGAGTGAACGGACCGGTGTAAAGCCTCACGTTCTCCGGTACTGGGAAACTCAGTTCTCCATGCTCCGTCCCCAAAAGGGGGCGGGAGGGAACCGCAAGTACCGCCCCCGGGATGTCGGTTTGGTCGAGACAATTCATGATCTTCTCCATGCAAAGGGGTTTACGATCGCCGGGGCGAAAAAGCTTCTCAATGCCCGTATGCGAGGCCGTTCGATGGAGATGCCCGAAGGTCTTCCTCCGGTGAAGGAGGGGGGAATCAAAGAGCCTCAGGAGATCCTGATCGAGATCCGAAAAGGATTGGAGGAGATCCGAGGCTTGCTGGATCGAGAGGATTGA
- the surE gene encoding 5'/3'-nucleotidase SurE, with the protein MRILLTNDDGIRAEGLKALRMGMESLGDLWVVAPDREQSATSHALTLSRPLRVHQHEDQVFSVDGTPTDCVLLAVKGIRNRLQPKPDLVVSGINHGPNMGDDVTYSGTVSAALEGRLLGCPSIAISVASWKPKHFDSAARVAQGLSRILLETGLPDRTFLNVNVPDIPYDEIKGVRVTKLGDRVYRDVIIDKVDPRGRPYYWIGGDDPDWKYDESSDFFAVQAGYVSVTPISLDRTDFRSVQEMGGWNFDAVFNGNNG; encoded by the coding sequence ATGCGGATTCTCCTCACAAACGACGATGGAATTCGGGCGGAAGGATTAAAAGCCCTGAGAATGGGGATGGAATCCCTGGGGGATCTCTGGGTTGTGGCGCCGGATCGGGAACAGTCGGCGACGAGCCATGCTTTGACCCTCAGCCGGCCGCTGAGAGTTCATCAGCATGAAGATCAGGTTTTCAGTGTTGACGGCACTCCTACAGATTGTGTCCTTTTGGCGGTCAAAGGCATCCGGAACAGGCTGCAACCGAAGCCGGATCTCGTTGTTTCAGGCATCAACCACGGACCCAATATGGGAGACGATGTCACCTATTCGGGAACGGTTTCGGCCGCGCTGGAGGGGCGTCTCCTCGGCTGTCCCTCGATCGCCATATCGGTCGCTTCATGGAAACCGAAACATTTTGACAGCGCCGCCCGTGTGGCCCAAGGACTCTCCCGCATCTTGCTTGAAACAGGGCTCCCCGATAGAACTTTCCTTAATGTTAATGTTCCAGATATTCCCTATGATGAAATCAAAGGCGTCCGGGTGACAAAGCTGGGTGACCGGGTGTACCGGGATGTGATTATTGATAAAGTTGATCCCCGGGGCCGACCATACTATTGGATCGGTGGGGATGATCCCGATTGGAAGTATGACGAGAGTAGTGACTTCTTCGCCGTGCAGGCCGGATATGTTTCCGTCACCCCGATTTCGCTGGATCGAACCGATTTCCGTTCGGTCCAGGAAATGGGCGGATGGAATTTTGACGCCGTGTTCAACGGCAATAATGGGTGA
- a CDS encoding DUF512 domain-containing protein, whose product MPLKISSVIPGSPAESLGLKPGDRLLSINGEQVRDTLDFHFCVADEDLEIEYLHETSRRSLSCYLPAGEDMGIEFEQEKIRTCGNDCLFCFVDQNPEGLRKTLYVKDEDYRLSFLHGNFITLTNLKDWEIERIIRQRLSPLYISVHSTDPDVRKRLLRPRQDRDILKLLGRLAEGNIRMHTQIVLCPGYNDGNDLLRTIDTLAEFYPAVESLAIVPLGMTDHREKTSSLDPVTPELAREIMMQARPTQRRFRRRNGITWLYLSDEFYRLVGRPVPPAVHYDDFPQLENGIGLTRNFFMQCDEAPDLFGRALQRGEKEFTLVTGELFAPILGRTLRRALRRTGEDRRLRFRIQPVPNHFFGRGVTVAGLLAGCDILKSLEAWAKGGRPLGDRIFLPPATVNDNGLFLDDMRPLDIEKALGVPVSAEPFASTHSLEFRGGGYPHELGPSCGGG is encoded by the coding sequence ATGCCCTTGAAGATTTCCAGCGTCATTCCCGGGTCTCCCGCCGAATCCCTCGGTCTCAAACCCGGAGACCGTCTGCTCTCCATTAACGGGGAACAGGTACGCGATACCCTCGATTTTCATTTTTGCGTCGCAGATGAGGATCTTGAAATCGAGTATCTGCATGAAACCTCCCGACGGTCCCTGTCGTGCTACCTCCCGGCGGGGGAGGATATGGGTATCGAATTTGAACAGGAAAAGATCCGTACCTGTGGGAATGATTGTCTCTTTTGCTTTGTCGATCAAAATCCCGAAGGCCTGCGTAAAACCCTTTATGTTAAAGATGAGGATTACCGTCTCTCATTCCTTCACGGTAATTTTATCACACTGACCAATTTAAAGGATTGGGAAATCGAACGAATCATCCGGCAGAGACTGTCGCCCTTATACATTTCAGTGCATTCGACCGATCCCGATGTTCGAAAAAGACTCCTCCGGCCAAGGCAAGACAGGGATATCCTCAAATTGCTGGGACGTCTCGCAGAGGGCAATATCCGAATGCATACGCAGATCGTCCTTTGCCCGGGTTATAACGATGGAAACGATCTGCTTCGTACGATCGACACCCTGGCGGAATTTTATCCCGCTGTCGAATCCCTGGCCATTGTCCCCTTGGGGATGACCGATCACCGGGAAAAAACCTCTTCCCTTGATCCGGTGACACCGGAGCTGGCCCGTGAGATCATGATGCAAGCGCGCCCGACGCAGCGCCGATTCCGGCGCCGGAACGGTATCACCTGGCTTTATTTGTCGGATGAGTTTTACCGGCTGGTAGGGCGGCCCGTTCCGCCCGCCGTTCACTACGATGATTTCCCGCAGTTGGAAAATGGAATCGGCCTCACCAGGAATTTTTTCATGCAATGTGATGAAGCGCCGGATCTCTTTGGACGGGCGCTTCAGCGGGGCGAGAAGGAGTTCACCCTTGTCACCGGGGAACTCTTTGCGCCGATTCTCGGCCGCACGCTGAGACGCGCACTCCGGCGGACCGGAGAGGATCGGCGGCTCAGATTTCGCATCCAGCCTGTGCCGAACCATTTCTTTGGACGGGGCGTTACCGTGGCCGGTCTTTTGGCGGGATGTGATATTCTCAAGTCTCTTGAGGCTTGGGCCAAAGGGGGCCGCCCATTGGGGGATCGGATCTTCCTCCCACCAGCGACGGTCAATGACAACGGACTATTCCTGGACGACATGCGCCCCCTGGATATTGAAAAAGCTCTGGGCGTACCGGTCAGTGCCGAGCCCTTCGCCTCGACTCACTCACTGGAATTTCGCGGTGGGGGTTATCCTCACGAGCTGGGGCCATCCTGCGGCGGCGGTTGA